From Mytilus edulis chromosome 8, xbMytEdul2.2, whole genome shotgun sequence, one genomic window encodes:
- the LOC139485427 gene encoding uncharacterized protein, which translates to MGKRNKYRNYALEDIKNAVQMVESKAMSIRSASRQYNVPKTTIIDKLNGRSSLQARSGPSPVLFDSEEEMLVHWVIDMAKIGYGQTRQQLLYTVKTILDHDGRKTPFKDNLPGKDWLYAFMKRHPEISTRTPQKLGKERAVISWQKIKWWFEDFAKYLTENYEEGINILKDASRIYNADESGFPQDPKSGKILAAKGSKNVYSTCSADKSQITVLACMSATAHYLPPMLVFPGERFRFNPLEGFTEAVLGRTKTGWMDSELFYTWVRDHFITAIKDRKVKLPVILLVDGHTSYISLETAQLCKSENVILYCLLEHASHILQPCDVTLFWPWKKHWRDSVRDYQFKNPGEFVTKGTFASVFKSAWAKGTTVDVAIKGFRHTGLYPFSVESVDKSKVEPSEVFARAKPDQDLGNDDDMNCKDAQVDSRPVTNSSGTYNLDQEPVQIADEADTEIALMPSEIFDSVSCETSHTIVGELHDQPPCLYPEIIIQVNPCNVNVTPHKDENKQSCEKAPSSSFELLLVTPSEQKTLKKKKTRTVLPKAVSGSEMIKFLENRKQQKEDEQEMKEKRKIDRELKRKLKEEENAKKEEKKNEKKKRMEENKKRKLSKKQKKSEKSTTSRLCSKCLLETDDIYICCEICSSFYHAKCSGVDFSCVHIDDIVSFPYECDDCL; encoded by the coding sequence ATGGGGAAACGAAACAAGTACAGAAATTATGCTCTAGAGGATATCAAAAATGCAGTACAAATGGTTGAAAGTAAGGCAATGTCAATTCGATCCGCATCACGACAATACAATGTTCCAAAAACGACTATTATAGACAAACTTAATGGCAGATCTAGTCTTCAAGCAAGATCAGGACCTAGTCCGGTATTATTTGATAGTGAGGAAGAAATGCTAGTCCACTGGGTCATAGATATGGCAAAAATCGGCTATGGCCAAACAAGACAGCAACTTCTGTATACGGTGAAGACAATTTTGGATCATGACGGTAGGAAAACCCCATTTAAAGATAATTTGCCGGGTAAGGATTGGTTATATGCTTTCATGAAACGCCATCCTGAGATTTCTACTCGCACTCCGCAGAAACTTGGTAAGGAACGCGCAGTTATATCTtggcaaaaaataaaatggtGGTTTGAAGATTTTGCAAAGTACCTAACGGAAAATTATGAAGAGGgaataaatatattgaaagatGCTTCCCGCATATATAACGCAGATGAAAGTGGTTTTCCGCAAGATCCAAAATCTGGTAAAATTTTGGCTGCTAAAGGCAGTAAGAATGTGTATTCAACATGTTCAGCTGACAAATCACAGATAACAGTTCTTGCATGTATGAGTGCAACAGCACACTACTTACCACCTATGCTTGTATTTCCAGGGGAGCGTTTCCGGTTTAATCCACTAGAAGGTTTCACTGAAGCAGTACTTGGTCGGACAAAGACTGGTTGGATGGATTCCGAACTATTTTACACCTGGGTGCGTGATCATTTTATTACTGCCATAAAGGACCGAAAAGTAAAGCTACCGGTTATTTTGCTGGTGGATGGACATACTAGCTATATTAGCCTGGAAACAGCTCAGCTTTGTAAGTCTGAGAATGTTATATTGTACTGTTTGCTCGAACATGCAAGTCATATATTACAGCCTTGTGATGTTACTCTGTTTTGGCCTTGGAAGAAGCACTGGAGAGATTCAGTGAGAGATTACCAGTTCAAAAATCCGGGTGAATTTGTCACAAAAGGTACCTTTGCTTCTGTATTTAAGTCGGCGTGGGCAAAAGGAACAACAGTTGATGTAGCAATTAAAGGTTTCCGTCATACGGGGCTTTATCCATTTTCAGTTGAAAGTGTAGATAAATCTAAAGTCGAGCCATCTGAAGTATTTGCCAGGGCAAAACCAGACCAGGATCTCGGTAATGACGACGATATGAATTGTAAAGATGCCCAGGTTGATAGTCGTCCAGTTACCAATAGTTCTGGGACCTACAATCTAGATCAAGAACCCGTACAAATTGCTGATGAGGCGGATACAGAAATTGCTTTAATGCCATCTGAAATTTTTGACTCTGTCTCATGTGAAACATCACATACAATAGTTGGAGAATTGCATGATCAGCCTCCTTGTCTTTATCCAGAAATCATCATACAAGTTAATCCATGCAATGTCAATGTAACACCACACAAAGACGAAAACAAACAATCGTGTGAAAAAGCACCTTCATCATCTTTTGAACTCCTACTTGTCACTCCAAGTGAACAAAAGACTctcaagaaaaagaaaactcgCACTGTACTACCAAAAGCCGTATCGGGATCGGAAATGATAAAATTTTTAGAGAATAGAAAACAGCAGAAAGAAGATGAACAGGAAATGAAAGAAAAGCGTAAGATTGATAGAGAATTAAAACGCAAACTAAAGGAAGAGGAAAATGCTAAAaaggaagagaaaaaaaatgagaaaaagaaaagaatggaAGAAAATAAGAAACGTAAATTAtccaaaaaacaaaagaaatcgGAGAAATCGACTACTTCCAGGCTTTGTTCCAAGTGTTTACTTGAAACAGACGATATTTATATATGTTGCGAGATTTGCTCCTCCTTTTATCATGCAAAATGCTCTGGTGTTGACTTTTCTTGTGTGCATATTGACGACATCGTTAGCTTTCCATATGAGTGTGATGATTGCCTCTAA